In Lagenorhynchus albirostris chromosome 1, mLagAlb1.1, whole genome shotgun sequence, the sequence GTCTATACTAAACTGCCTTTGTTTGGTACGATTCCTTGTAATGAAAGACTGTGGTGCTCTAACATCTGCACAAGCTCTGCTGACCTCTCAGGCTGCCAGAAGCCCCAAGGAGAGCCCTGGGGCACACTCAAGAAATGTGTCCCTGTTAAGCTCCTCAGAGCCTCATGACACCACCCACAGCCTTGTCAGATGCACACAGATTTTGTCAGGCACAGTCTATGGGTTCAGAGCCAGCACTCCCAGTtaggtgttttattatttattcacttgACAGGAAACATACATTTGGTGGTATAAAACACCATGCTACTGGCTTAACTAGTTGCTGTCGTACAACAGAACTCCTCTGGGCTTTCAAGAAGCCCTTGCATGGCCAACTGAGGATGGCTCAGTCACTGGAGAGAAGAACCCTGCCACGAAGAAGAGACCCACTGCCAGGCCCTCTCTGGGCAGCCTCTGTCCCACAGCCCTCCAGAGCCATTCACACACGTTGGGCATCATCAAAATAATGGTCATGCTGGGAGGAATGGGTGCTCTGAACTAGAAGAGGGTCTTAAAACCAGAGCATACCAGGCAATTCATATCTATTACAAACATATAAATTAAGAGGTCTACACGTATACAAAATCTTTCAATGGGACTTAATTTCACTCTATGTCATGCCAGGTATTTGTCAGAACCTTGAAAACAGAGGAGGTTTTCAATGGAGCTGGTAATAAAAATAGAAGGTATTTATACACAGGCCCTGCTCCTCTCGTGTCCACTGTGGAATCCTCTGGTGTTGTCAGGGCCTCTGGGCAACCTCAGCACCCCCACAGGTAGCCTATCTGCAGTCTGCATCTTCCGAGAGAGCAGGGGACTCGCTCTGGGGCTCTTCTCCTGCGTCCCCATCTCAGCCTGGCGGCGCCTCCGAACCCAGGGGCTGCCAGAGGGAGTGACGCTGCTGTCCGAGGAATAATCCATGCACTTGCGAAAGGTCTCAGGACTGGTGCTGGAGTTCGGCCTACCTTCTTCGGCCAGAGGGGATTTTCTGGAAACGCCTTTTCGTTGAGCCAAGGGGCTGCTCCAAGGACTTGAGCACGGGGAGGCATTCGGGCTCAGAAAGAGATTCTGGTGGCCAGAAGGGCTGAGCTTGTTGGTGACTGCATGGCGCCGGCCAGCCATAGGGGACGTGGGATTGCTCTCGGGGTCGGAGGAGCTGTTGGCGGAAGACTCATCCCCCACGTACTGAAGCTCCTCAACTCTCCTGTTTAGGGACTTGTTCAGGTGGATGCTCGAAGTGGGTTCTTCATCCTGGTTCTTCTCTTTGGATGGTTTCTTTTTGGGTGGCTTCATACCAATCAGGACAGCTTTCATGCCCTCCCGGCCCTGAGATTCTGTGATCATGAACTCATGGGCTTTGATGGCCGCTTCCACCTCCTCGAACTCCACAATGGCGCACTCTTGGGTCCCCACCTGGCTGTACCGGCCGCTGATCCTCCGGATATCAGGAGGCAGCTCTCTCCCGGGTTTGAGGATTCGCACCGACGAGATGACTCCAAAGGTCCCGAAGAGCTTGAGCAGGTGTTCCATCACCTTCTCCTGCACCCTTCCATTCTTCTGGGGGGTGGCCAGGGCCCAGAGCTTAGGGGACAGGTAGAGGTCATAGACCAGGAGCATCTTGCTGGGGAGGTTCTCGCTGGGGAAGAGTGGGACAGGGGTGGTCCTCCTCACCTTCCGGTGGTCCTCATTCAACTCAAGGGTCACTGAGTACTTCAAGGCATGTGCTGTGGTTCTCCAGTCCCGTGTAAGGTGTTTTACCTGAAGAACACAGAGCAAATCAGAGATGGTACCTATTGTCCTTGTCCTCCTGGTGTCCTCTataatctccctccctcctttccttaccCCGGAACATCAGTAACTAGAATTATACCCGGTATGTGCAGGCACTCAGAAACCTAGTGAGTGAACGAATACACTTTCTACAGTTACAAACAAGGCAGCACGGTTTAGAACAGTGCTGTCCGACAGATCTTTCCGAgctatggaaatattttattctgtgcaAGTTTAAAGGTTAAACCTGCAGGTTGTGGAACAAGGCTGTTGAAAACACAAATCCAGAGGCCACCTCTAACTGACAGTAAGACCTGAAGAGTTATGCAGTCCCTCAGtacctcaacttcctcatctgtaaaatgaagacattaaTAGTGTCTACCTCATAGAACTATCATGAGgactaaatgaataaagaaatatatacagaTCTACCCCCAGAcacacattttacatatataaaacttaGGACAGTGTCCAGCTCACAGCGAGTACTCAACAAATACTATGTGCTatcattatttcaaatattacaGGCTACCATTTTGACAGGATCTGGAGATTTTAACATTCAAATCCTTCTCTGAAGTGGTGCTTCCACATTTCTGCATTCAAGACACAGAAGGTGCCAAAAGATCTTTCAGTATCTCCTGAAGATGATGTGGGCTGTTTCAACTTGGAATTAAATGCAACTTGGGTGTCAAGGAGAATGATGAAACGGTCCCTCACTCCTCCTCCTTTAGTGGAAATTGTGCGTATCAATGTTGCAGCGCATGGAAGCTATATTTATACGGTAAAACAGTAATTTTCGAGAGGCCCACTTCTGGGGAAGGGAATGCCATGGAGAATGAGTCATCCCGAAGAAATGGTGGACGTGAGCGGGTGGGTGGGTAACCTGAGCCAGGAATGGCGAGATCACCCGGAGCCAGTGCAGCTGCTCTGCAGAGGCACCCTGACCCAAACAGGAACTTGCCGGACCTCAGAAGGGAGGGCTCCCAaacagggcggggtggggggagccctGGCAGAGCTCTGAGTAGTACCGGCAGGCTCCTGGAGAGAGGGCACTCTCCACTCTAGCCTGTGGCCTCTGGGTGAAACAGCCCAGACTGGGGCTTAGGGTATGGGAATCACAAGTCACCTACACACAGAATCAATGGGCTGATTACCGTGGCAGGAGCCAAGGGCAGAGAGAAGCAGGTCCAGGCTTGGAGAGTTGAACTGCAGGTGGACAGGGTCTATGAGGGATCCAGAAAGGGTGAAGAAGATGACCACAGGACAATGGCTCTGTGGGGGTGAAACATGGGGGGGCCTTCTCCATTGCCAGTCAAGGAGGGAGCACTCAGGAGAGCAGGGGAAGACTGGGCAAGGAGTGCCTGGGGGAAGGCCAGGGTGGCCTTACTCAGAGGGCCGGAGAAGCTGCTGGAAGGCCATGGCCAATCCAGAGAGAAGCAGGACCCAGTATCCACCGCCcagagccaggagtcagggccACTGGGAATCTCTCTTAGGTCTGAGCATCCCAGGCCTGGGTCTGTGAGCTTGGGGAAGGAGTGTTCAGGCACCACCTAGGAAGAGGAACCAGAGAGCTGCCATCTTTGTGCAATTACTAGAACTTGGTAAGATTTTCCAAAACTCTGTGATGGCCCTGGTCATGTATGTTTCCTATTATGATTAGCAGGAAACGCTTTAGAATGAAAAGggtctttgctatcattttggAGGTGTTGGGGAGTCTGTGTCTACTCTGCAGCCAGTTTTCAACAGAGAACTCTCTGTTGAAAGATCCAGTAAGTGGcaacttaaaaaggaaagaaaattaggcTCACTTTTAGGGTCCCTGGGGAGGAATAAAGGAATGTACAGGATGATTCCACTGGCTGCTCCATTTTGGGCTCCCCCACCAGCATTTTCATGTGAGGGCTTGCTCACTGTTCTCTGGACATGTGTGATACTGTGACTTAtactaagaaatatatatatatggtcttcATCCCTCTTACTGGCACTGAGTTCCTAAAACGTTTGTAAGTTCCTGAGCGATAGAGCACAAGGAGCATCTTCTGCTCTAATGAGgcgactctgggtgggctcctggatgggacCAGCCATGATTTGAAGCTTGGAACTTTTAGCCCTGACATTCTCcagaaaggggagaggggcaggaaaTGGATGTAATAATATccgtattattattattatataataagataattattataataataattgatcATTCTACATGACAAAgactccataaaaatcccaaaagtTCAGGGTTCGAAGAGCTTCTAGGTTGGTGAACATATCCTAAGGAAGGTGTCACATCCCAACTtcatggggacagaagctcccacacttgggaccctcccagaccttgccctgtgcatctctgcGTCTGGTGGTTcctctgtatcctttatcatatcctttaataaactggtaaatctAATTAAgtcttttcctgagttctgtgaacagCTGTAGCAAATAATCTAATCCAAGAGGGcggaggtcatgggaacctcgGATTTGTAGCCAAGTCAGACAGAAGTTGTGGATCCCTGGGGATCCCTTGTGACTGGCATCTAAAGTGTGGTGCAGAACCCTTAACCTGTAGGGATCTGATGCTATccccaggtagacagtgtcagaattgggtTAAACTGTAAGACACCCAGCTGGGTGTCACAGAATTGCTTGGTATGGGCAAAAACCTCCCCCACATCTGGTGGCAGAAGTATTGTGAGGAAGAAGAGTAGGTTTTTCCTCTACAACATGAAATGCCCTTTCCCTTCTCCTGTACTtgaaaactcctactcatccttcaagatccTATTTCAACGTCACTGCTTCTGGGAAGACTTCTCAATTCTCCAGGCAGGGTTAGTTGCTCTGATCAATTAGCTCCAAACAGTACTTTGTTCTTTCTATTGCAGTACTGTTGATGGTCATATTGTGATCCTTCACTGGTCTGTGCCCCTTATTGGACTTTGCCAGGGCACGGGGGAATGACATGTTCATTTTGTATATCCTGTGCCTAACACAGCACTCAGCATACAGAGCAAATATGTTTGATGAacgaataaaggaaagaaatcaagagaAGAGGGCAGAGTATTCCAGCGGGCGAGGCAGAGAAGAGCTCCGGGAGGAAAGCTCTCCTCCAGTGTTCTCTGACAAAGAACACAGGCAACTTGGCTGGGACCCACTCGTTACACATCCTGTTATGCAACAGGCCACGTGGGCTTTTCCATTCTAGTAAATACACTTTCCCCAAGGGAGACACAGAGTTCTTACTCCAACTGGCCTGTTAACTCTTCAAGAAGCAGGGAATTCACAACCCAGTTGCTGGATCTATACAGCAGAGACATGCGGTAGATATCCTGCAACTCCATCCTATAGATGAGGATGTTGGCATTACACAGCAAAGGAGGCTGATGTCTTGGAGGAGGCTCATCTCCCAGAGCTCCTTCCTCCTCTTATTTATTCAACTTGGCAAATGAAGAGCTTTGATTTCAGATAATTCTAGGCTGGGTAGGTGTCTCTCAAGGTCACTGAGCCCCCTGTCCTGGCACAGCATCCTCCTGGCCACCCACTTGTCCGGCAAGAGTGCCTGAACTTTGCTAAGAACAAGTAATGTCATTTCATAACTGCCACCAGCTGAGACTTGTCCCAACACCCAGGACCCTTTTAATAGAGTGGGAGGATATTCTTAATAATGATCCTAAATCCCTTCTCTTgatcattttccccttttccaggGCTTGGAGGAAATAAAAAGTTGTTAGTCATCAGGTTTCAAGGGGGTAAAAAATATTGAGAACCACAACCCAAAGCACCTCTGAAATCCTCAAAGCGGCTTCTGAGAACGAAGCCTCACCTTTTTGAAGGATGTGAGTAGCTTGACACTCACATACCCCAGCTTGTTCCTCCTCACGTGCTTTAGCAGGAAGGCGTCCTTCTCCAGGTTTTCATCAGAAAAGTAGAATTCAATCTGATCCACCAGTTTCTTGATTAACTCCTCGTCTGGGGGCTGCCACTCCTGCTCCAGGTCTTCACGCTCGTTCTCGCCCCCACTTGTCGTGGCGCCACTGAGACCAGAAGGGGACACGAGGTGTTAGGGGTTGACCTGTAGCCCCCAAGTTTCATGTGTTGAAGTCCCGCCCCCCCATATGTCagagtgtgatggtatttggagaaaAGGTCTTGCAGATGTCATTAGTTAGAGATGAAGTCACCCcagagtagggtgggccctaatccacgcgcacacagggagaacaccgcgtgaagatgaaggcagaggtTGGGGTGGTGCGGCAGAGGTCAAGGAATGTCTAAGATTGCCAGCCAGCAAACCATCAGAAGTTAGGGAACAGGCCTGGAACAGACCCTTCCCTAGCGCCTCAAGAGGGGGCAAGCCCCTGCTGACATCCTGATCTTCTCAGAGAGAGAGTCTCCTCGGAGAggagacttccagcctccagaaccacgaagcaataaatttctgttgttctaagccacccagtttgtggcactttgttacagcagccctaggaaaccgtAATGGGTCACATGTGAACTGGGCTCCTCAGAAGTGAGAATCACATGGCCACAAGGGGAGAGATTTTTTGCCCCCAACTAGCTAAGAAATcaagctttcatttttttaaatttaattttattttttttatacagtaggttcttattagccatccattttatacacgtcagtgtatacatgtcaatcccagtctcccaattcatcacccccccaccccacccccccgctgctttcccctcttggtgtccatacgtttgttctcctcttcatctgtgtctctatttctgccctgcaaaccggttcatctgtaccatttttctaggctccacatatatgcgttaatatacgatatttgtttttctctttctgacttacttcactctgtatgacagtctctagatctatccacatctctacaaatgacccaatttcgttcctttttatggtttagtaatattccattgtatatatgcaccacttcttctttatccattcatctgtcaatgggtcaagctttcatttttaacaagaacagaagatcattaaaaaagaaaaacaacacccTCTATTAACATTTATGTTGCTCTGCCATTGTCAAGATGCTTTTCACACATACTCctattctcccctccccacaaatCCTGGTTTCTAGAAGATAGTTTAGCAGAGTAACTAAGAGTCCTGGTTCTAGAGttaggctgcctgggtttgaatcctgacacCAGCATTTATTAGCTGAGTCAACTTAGGCAAGGAACTTCACTGCCATACTTCAGTTCCATTAGCTATCAATTGGGACTCATGATAGTCACTTTCTTGATAGACTTGTGTGAAGATTAATTAATTCATGGAAATATCTAGAAGAGTACCTGACATACCCTCAGGGCTCACTAAGTGACAGGCACACTCATTTGTTCAGCCATAAGGGGCAGATATAGGTTTCAAACTCAAATTTTCTGTCTCCAAAGTCAGCACACATGATACCTTCCACATTTTGTTGGGACACTGCCGgaaatctggaaacaacctatTCACTGGGGCCTTTCTAAATgaacccccctgccccccagcagcTCCACCTGGACAtacttcctctccctctctccgaGAATATTAGGACATGAGAACAAGGCAAAGAAATCCTGGGCAAAGCTTCTTTAGGAAGGCCAATCTTTCATGAAGAGATTATAGAATCTTCAAGACcataaatatttaaggaatttGTGATTATCCACATCATAGTTGACCATATTAGAAGTTATCAAAGGTGAGTTCCCTTTTGTATATTTAATTACcaaattatgtattatataaatactATATTTATTATTCAATAAAAAGCATTGGTTAAAAATTActtccagagaaaagaaaaagaactacttTCCTTTGTGGCAATTTGATGTCTAATAACATTGACTATCAGACCCAGAGCCTCCATCAACATGTTCCAAGCAGAAAGAGCATCTCTTGGGACAGATGCACAAACCTAATCCCCCTAAAGCATCCTAGTCTTCCTAAAGCATCCATGGTACTTCCACTGTGTTGGGAGAACTTGCCAGGCTCCCAAAAGGGCTCAGAGAGTTCATATaaataaccaattaaaaaaaaaaggttcataaAGTAAAAGAACCTATGAATGTGACAGTTTAAAGCCGgaaaaggctgagtaatattccattgtatatatgcaccacttcttctttatccattcatctgtcaatgggtcaagctttcatttttaacaagaacagaagatcattaaaaaagaaaaacaacacccTCTATTAACATTTATGTTGCTCTGCCATTGCCAAGATGCTTTTCACACATACTCctattctcccctccccacaaatCGTTCTTGACTCCGCACGTTCTTCAACTCCAGCAAAATTTTCACTGGCTcacaaccttaaaaaagaagcaaTTGTATAAGAgtccaaatgagaaaaaaatcgaATATTctggcaggagaaaaaaaaactaaatctaTCTCACAATTTTTCAATTTCAGAAATTACATTTAGCATAAAATACAGGTACTTGTAGATCTTAAAAATGAAGAGTTTTAGTTATTTGCCTGTAGAGAGTCtggaaatggtttttaaaataccttaCTGATGTCAGAAGACAAATGTATAtgtactaaaggaaaaaaaaaacagtctgagAGACTAACTTTAAAAGTATGTTTCTtcaaaaggctttttaaaaatgggatgaTAAACTAAGGGAATATGTTAAGGCAGCCCATTAGATATAACAGGTCAAGTGCAATTTAAACAGTAGAtaagttgaatattttaaaagtcccTAAAAGGTAGCTGTGACAGACACCAGTCTGACTCACCCAACAGCTAATAGCAAACTCTTTCTTACTTGCCCTCCTTTACTACAGAGGTTATAAAAACTAAATGCTCACTTTCCCAGTCTCTCTTCCAGGTGGTAGCCATTTGTCATGTTATGGCCAATAACATACAAGTGAAAATCTCTTGGTCTTGGCCTTGCCCCTTCCCCTTTTATCTGTTTTGAGTGTGGATGTAATGGTTGGAGCTGTAGCAGCTATTTTATTACCATAAGGAAAAGGTCAGGAGAATCAGCTTGGCCTAATTTATTGACATTATTGGTTCTGATATTACTGAGTTGCTGAACCAACTACTATAACTACATACTTGCATAATTATGATTATTACATGAGAAAGATAAAATCCTATTTGTTTAATTCACTGTTATTTGGGTCTTCTACTACTTACAGCCGAATACTAGGATAGTAACACTACACTGAGAAAAGAGGTGCTCAAAACACACCAAAGGAAAAGTGTCAGtgggaaaatcaatgaaatgaaaaagaaaatgccagaTGGAAAGTACAAATTTTCACTTTATTACAGAAAGTGTACACCCTAGATAGTAGTTAAAATGGATAGGTTGAATATACCAGATGAAATAACTAAGAATGCATAGGAAATTCTGGGCCCAGCTGACAAGGATGACAATGAATAGCAGGGGATGGGGTGAGGTGTGTGATAACGACCAGCGAAGAGTTTTGGGTGGACTCAGAGGCATAAGCAAAATGGCCCAACTTACTACAAATGGCTAGTATATCACAGGTGACCAGACCATTAAAGGGACTCACAGACCAATAAGTCCTACTTCCTAACCAGAGCAGTTGATGCCATCACTAAAAGTAAACTTAcagacaaataaaacataatggaaggAAGATGATGCACTTTCTCACTTTCTCCAGTGCCTATTCTAGACCCTCCCATTCTTCCCAAGGTCAGCCACGGGAAGACTTTACTCCCTGCAGATGATTCTACCTCAGACTTGATTAAGAAAATCAAGTTCATCCAATCAGACTTGCCCAGACCTTCCTCAGACTTGTTCTGTGTGTCTGGACATCCACCAAAGAATTCATTTGCTATATCTGGGCGCCTTTTCTCCATCTTGGTCTCTTGCCCCTGGCTGCAGGATGGGACACAGTTGATCACCTTCTTCTTGATATTCTCCCCCTGGGCTTACATGAGTTGTTCTTTTCTGGGTTTTCTTCCCATCTGACTGCCCTTTCAGGATCTTCTTCCTCCCCCATTTTGAAATGTAGGTATTTGCCAAGGATCTTTCCTTGGTTCTTTATCCCCTGGCAACCTCGACACTTCAGCCACTGGTTGGCTCATCTGATTCAAGTCTGCCTCTCCTCCTACTCCTCCATCCTGCTCTCACTCCTGAGTCCAGTCCTCAATTCCTAACTGCCTGCTGGACGTTTCCACATGGGTAGCCTGATACTGCTTCAATATCAATATGTCCAGAATCAAGCTGTCACCTTCTGCAGAACTCAGCCTCAGGTAGGACCAAAGCCTGGGCCTGTTTACCAAGAGACATTCTACCTGGGAACCTCATCTTCTTTTCACACAATCGCTCAGTGAATAATCCATAATGTGTTGGGAGGTGACTCTGTGTCAGTATTTGCACCTGGTGAGCAACTAACCAGAAATTCCAGAACAGGTGGGTAGTACTGGGAGGTGACAGAAAGCCTCTGTGTGAGTGCAGAGGTGAGCTTCTTGCCCCCAGAGGACCCCTCCCTCTGCATGGGTGCTGTCAGCAGCAACTGTACATCTCCCAAGGGGAATCTTGGAAGATCAGGAAAGCCTGTTTTATATAGGGGAGCCTGTGGCACTGTTTCCTGGTTCTTGTAACAGCCTTCgaacacaaaagaccatgtatCCTTTACAAACATTAAAGAAGTTTGTATTCTTTATATATGAACATTGACAACTTTTTGTCAATTACAACTTTCCTAAAATAACCACATTATCTTCCCTCCCATACTGTCCCACAAATGACTTTCCCTACACTCTCTTCTATGTGCTTAGACTCAAAACCTAAGATGCATTTTTCAGCCTTCCCTTTGCCCCCACATTGAGTCAGTTATCAAGTGCTGATTTTATTCTGCAGTGTCTCCCATCTGTTCTCTCTTTTCCATTCCAACTGTTCTCATTACTTCTCCCTTGGACCCTATTAATAGCTCatcaaaaaataattcttaaaaattaaagtaatacatatacatagaaccaactgaaataaaatagtagaaaactTACAAAGAGAGCAACAATCCCCCTCTCCACTCCTCTTTCCTAGATGCAACCTCTATTCAACCATTTAATTCCTATGAGAGTTGCTGTATAGCTCTATGTATCACTTGCCAATTTCTGAAATTCTTTGTTGATGTCCTATTATACAAAAGAAGGATTTGGGGTCACTGAAAAGCCTcttctttcaacttttaaattttaatattagttTTGGTTTTTCTATTAGCCTTCTCtatgtgttttaaataatatacttaaaattctctttcttattccaccaacattaaaaaaatatttcccaattCCTCACAACATATGATGTGCATATTATTACCCCTCCTTTTCCTTCAACTCTCCTTACATTTCCAACTTCCCAAATTTTATCAGATGtgcctttatttcattttgtcatGGTTCATAATATTTACAGTCTATTCTGGAACTACCATTTCATGCTTTGTCTATAGATAGATACTAAACTCTGAAAGTCAATCAGTTGAaggcattattattactatataaaCATTGGTCACTGCAGGGAGAAGGCATTTGCTAAGATTACAGTTCTCTTCTTAAAATACTGTCAGTTGACTGACCACTTGGACTGATCTTCTATGCCTATTATTTTCTATCACATTGTCTGTCTGTGCCTTTGTCTTTGATTTATATGCGAAGAGATTTCCTTGACATTATCTTCCAACCTTttccagtgaatttttaaaatttcagtaattatttagtctttaaaaattcttttatgtCTTCAGATCGTTCCTTTTTAAGAGCATCCTGTTCTTATTCTGTGGATACACTATCTTAAATTCTCTCAGGGTACTAACTggagtatatataatttttaacagcCTCTTCTGTTTCCAACAGTGTTCCCTCTGTATCCTCTGGGGTtagtttttccatttaattttcatgtCACTGATTTTCTTCACGTGGCTGGTAAAcagccatctttttctttttaaaaatatttttaaaataaactcattttataatagttttagatttacagaaaagttgtgaaaATAGCATAGAGTTCCCACATATCCCACACCAGAATTCTCTATTATTAATAGCTTGCACTAGTATGGGACACTTAAGGAACTAGTATTAATACATTATCATTagctaaagtccatactttattcaaatttccttagtttttacctgatagcctttttctgtttcaggatcccaTCCCACGTTACATTTATTCATTGTGTCTCTTTAGGCTCCTCTTTTCTCTTGGCTATGAcactttctcagactttccttgttttcgaTGACCTTGACAATGTTGAGCagtactggtcaggtatattGTAGAATGTCTTtcaattgggatttgtctgatacttttttcatgattagactggggatATGAGTTTTGGGGAAGAGGACCACTGATGTAAATttccattctcatcacatcatataaAGGGCCCATTCTATCCAATGACTGATAATTGTGGATGTTGACCCTGATCACCTgactgaggtagtgtttgtcataCGACTCCACTGTAAAGTGActcctttttccccctttccatacGGTACACCTTGGAAGGAAGCCCACACATAAGGAGTAGGGAACTATGGCTCCATAGTTATTCATTCTGAAGAATGAAGTCtgggttgctttttcttgttCGTTTGTGAGGACCCCCTAGGAATATGTACCCTcctattgtttttcttccttaggTGGCTCTATATACATGGGTGGGGCATGCCACTTGGCAGGCTTCACTTCAGAGTGAACTGGAAGGGAACAATTAAGTAGGAGCCCTATATCAGGTACCAGCTCTACCTTAGCAGCCCTAGATCACCACTTAGTTCACTCAATTCCTTTAGGAAataatcttgtttcttttttcccctgggaAGTAAAGGGTATATTGTCTACTACCTTTCATTGGCAGGTAGAGAGGCTGGGCAATTGTTCTAAAGGAAGAATTTAAATGACCTCTCAGATATTAGCATCCCTTTtcactcttgcctcctttgcgtATTTCCCAACCACAGCCTTTCTAGGGTTCTTTCTTCCCACCTCCTGTCACTTCCTGTTGTATTTTGGGCTACAGTCTCTTCCGTTCTGTGCCTTATGACACGTTTTCAAGAACAGCTATAAAATGCCACTGCTCTGTCTTGATACTAATAATGTTTCCTATTTCcta encodes:
- the LARP6 gene encoding la-related protein 6 is translated as MAQPGEEALSGPETAVQIRVAIQEAEDVEELEDEEEEGAEARGSGDPSRYLSPGWGSASEEEPSRGHSGATTSGGENEREDLEQEWQPPDEELIKKLVDQIEFYFSDENLEKDAFLLKHVRRNKLGYVSVKLLTSFKKVKHLTRDWRTTAHALKYSVTLELNEDHRKVRRTTPVPLFPSENLPSKMLLVYDLYLSPKLWALATPQKNGRVQEKVMEHLLKLFGTFGVISSVRILKPGRELPPDIRRISGRYSQVGTQECAIVEFEEVEAAIKAHEFMITESQGREGMKAVLIGMKPPKKKPSKEKNQDEEPTSSIHLNKSLNRRVEELQYVGDESSANSSSDPESNPTSPMAGRRHAVTNKLSPSGHQNLFLSPNASPCSSPWSSPLAQRKGVSRKSPLAEEGRPNSSTSPETFRKCMDYSSDSSVTPSGSPWVRRRRQAEMGTQEKSPRASPLLSRKMQTADRLPVGVLRLPRGPDNTRGFHSGHERSRACV